A region from the Macrobrachium nipponense isolate FS-2020 chromosome 47, ASM1510439v2, whole genome shotgun sequence genome encodes:
- the LOC135204543 gene encoding uncharacterized protein LOC135204543 produces MASSAPVISSNDFKTFKMTLFVRRYGKKVVHLIYTFHFLHGQHRSILEILTDNQVPLQGRRCPFNVQEITNLTDKLPEDLDITLMNKVCQALWQKGVNDPGDELKGLLKKIKDERNFVSHEEPHMSELELESKLRDFQATLEETLEKIKSLFPSHGSDTDQLKAEIQDALPKLLEKVREKYDPSNPQDVQRLKDEIGEFRSEFYDLIQESSEAELLSLNERLCQILPYDWLAQYGTTDPGQIMVSLQVEDDQELNKGLHGNKSIIVNQKEIFNIKDRMGKDPEVVIISGDAGSGKTTILCSYAEEWCKKTMDVPELSSFPFLLCMQFRNHDHDNFDDYLKNLVTKTVALFPFDLVRSVVLDSKCLVLCDGYDEANEKSKNLFEDMLALNSNKMKFVVTTRPGNTEGLTKIVNKGKRSRINLKVSGLQEEDMKLLTEKLIGHLIKDDVTQQEQTKKELLQKIEEMNTDTRTILQTPLYFNLFVLLYIECPDLRDEMSTRTSVYLQLKRHKIKRISDKTGISEELLEKFDVLYRKWSLKHYTEDKYEFSEADVRSFEEEIKQALPEKVFQNFDPIMSSYFSIKKTKKHLDIVRVYCHRHRSEQEFAAAGSICDDIVASSGRTQGENIVLDIITSSGRTQGGGSDPRQLFMRFRGVISFIPGILCGTERDVLHDTIEEIHELYVSDSLSFGIHDGLLDPCIETRLDDKVLESLVSQMRKTLLKDRVRFEEPRVFMSYRPCLASKLRPKGDYIEICYFKCNNTCVTTQ; encoded by the coding sequence ATGGCTTCCTCAGCACCTGTTATTTCTTCAAATGACTTCAAAACCTTCAAAATGACCTTGTTTGTGAGGAGGTACGGAAAGAAGGTGGTTCACCTCATATACACCTTCCACTTTCTCCACGGGCAACACAGGAGCATCCTAGAGATTCTCACCGACAACCAAGTTCCACTTCAAGGGAGGAGATGTCCTTTCAATGTCCAGGAAATAACAAATCTTACAGATAAGCTTCCAGAAGATCTGGACATCACATTGATGAACAAAGTCTGCCAGGCTCTTTGGCAAAAGGGGGTGAATGACCCTGGTGATGAATTAAAAGGGTTATTAAAAAAGATCAAAGATGAGAGGAACTTTGTTAGCCATGAAGAGCCTCATATGTCAGAACTAGAATTGGAAAGTAAACTCAGAGACTTTCAAGCAACGCTCGAGGAAACTCTTGAGAAAATCAAGTCTCTCTTTCCATCTCACGGTTCTGACACTGACCAGCTTAAAGCAGAGATCCAAGATGCTCTTCCAAAGCTCCTAGAAAAGGTCCGTGAGAAATATGATCCCTCAAACCCCCAGGATGTACAAAGGCTTAAAGATGAAATAGGAGAGTTTAGGAGTGAGTTCTATGACTTGATACAAGAATCATCTGAAGCAGAACTCCTGTCTCTTAATGAACGCCTCTGTCAGATTTTGCCCTACGACTGGCTGGCTCAGTATGGTACTACAGATCCAGGGCAGATTATGGTATCTTTACAAGTTGAAGATGATCAGGAGTTAAATAAAGGTCTCCATGGCAATAAAAGCATCATTGTAAATCAAAAAGAAATCTTCAACATCAAAGACCGAATGGGAAAAGACCCTGAAGTTGTGATTATATCTGGCGATGCAGGTTCTGGAAAGACCACAATTCTTTGTTCCTATGCAGAGGAATGGTGCAAGAAGACGATGGATGTGCCAGAACTCTCTTCCTTCCCATTTCTGCTCTGTATGCAGTTCAGGAATCATGACCACGACAACTTTGATGACTACCTTAAAAACTTGGTCACAAAAACTGTTGCTCTATTTCCCTTTGACCTTGTCAGATCAGTTGTCCTGGATTCAAAGTGCTTGGTCTTATGTGACGGCTATGATGAGGCCAATGAAAAATCTAAGAATCTATTTGAAGATATGTTAGCCCTTAATTCAAATAAGATGAAGTTTGTTGTCACAACACGTCCAGGGAACACCGAGGGACTAACAAAAATTGTGAACAAAGGAAAACGTTCCAGAATCAACCTCAAGGTTTCAGGTCTTCAGGAAGAAGATATGAAATTGCTCACAGAAAAGCTCATTGGCCACCTGATAAAGGATGATGTCACCCAACAGGAGCAAACAAAAAAGGAGCTGCTTCAGAAAATAGAGGAAATGAACACTGACACTAGAACCATCCTGCAAACCCCACTGTATTTCAACCTGTTCGTTCTCCTTTACATTGAGTGTCCAGATCTAAGGGATGAAATGAGCACCAGGACATCAGTCTACTTACAGCTGAAAAggcacaagatcaagagaatctcTGACAAGACAGGAATTTCTGAAGAACTGCTGGAGAAATTTGATGTACTGTACAGAAAATGGTCCCTGAAACATTACACGGAAGACAAATATGAATTCTCCGAGGCAGATGTAAGAAGCTTTGAAGAGGAGATTAAGCAAGCGTTACCTGAAAAAGTATTTCAGAACTTTGATCCCATCATGTCGTCCTATTTCtccataaagaaaacaaagaagcaCCTGGACATTGTAAGGGTCTACTGCCACAGACACAGAAGTGAGCAGGAGTTTGCAGCTGCAGGCAGTATCTGTGATGACATCGTCGCATCAAGTGGAAGGACGCAAGGAGAGAACATTGTCCTAGACATCATCACATCAAGTGGAAGGACGCAAGGAGGTGGAAGTGATCCAAGACAGTTATTTATGAGATTCAGAGGTGTGATTTCCTTCATACCAGGAATACTTTGTGGTACTGAGAGAGATGTGTTGCATGATACAATAGAGGAGATTCATGAACTCTATGTATCAGACTCACTCTCTTTTGGTATACATGATGGTCTTTTGGACCCATGTATTGAAACCAGACTGGACGATAAGGTTTTGGAATCACTTGTGTCACAGATGAGAAAAACATTGCTGAAGGACCGAGTAAGATTTGAAGAGCCAAGAGTCTTTATGTCCTACCGTCCTTGCCTTGCCTCAAAACTGAGGCCCAAAGGCGATTATATTGAAATTTGTTATTTCAAATGTAACAATACATGTGTCACAACTCAGTGA
- the LOC135204458 gene encoding uncharacterized protein LOC135204458, with product MDIWDDGYEDLERLRRPFSLTTPPKELKLKYFMFYAPENRSHVSQVINRTFPTIREEGGRGSTTDLVIHLYKDRDIRLLLESLTVAPLREIRIHVPPGTKIDDVEGLKTLARERGLGTLYLSGVVEEEKKIDCCCIL from the exons ATGGACATTTGGGATGATGGCTACGAAGACTTAGAGAGGTTGAGGAGGCCCTTTTCTCTCACGACTCCACCAAAGGAACTGAAATTAAAATACTTCATGTTTTATGCTCCTGAGAATCGTAGTCATGTTTCCCAAGTCATAAACAGGACGTTTCCAACAATCagggaagaaggaggaagaggaagcacCACTGATTTAGTGATTCACTTATATAAag ATCGAGACATAAGGCTCCTACTCGAGTCGCTGACTGTTGCGCCTCTGAGGGAAATAAGGATTCATGTGCCTCCTGGCACGAAGATTGACGATGTTGAAGGACTGAAGACGCTCGCAAGGGAGAGGGGTCTTGGCACATTATACCTTTCTGGAGTAgttgaagaagagaagaagatcgATTGCTGTTGTATCTTATGA